One part of the Phycisphaerae bacterium genome encodes these proteins:
- a CDS encoding co-chaperone GroES, whose amino-acid sequence MATATASKKKVKFRPMDDRVLVEPSEAEEKTSGGIILPDSAREKPQRGTVIAAGPGKLLKSGKRGEMSLKVGDEVVYGKYSGTEIDIAGDKMYILRESDVLAIVEK is encoded by the coding sequence ATGGCAACCGCAACGGCGTCGAAAAAGAAGGTGAAGTTCCGTCCCATGGACGATCGTGTTCTGGTGGAACCGAGCGAGGCGGAGGAGAAGACCTCCGGTGGGATCATCCTGCCGGACTCGGCACGGGAAAAACCGCAGCGGGGTACGGTCATTGCCGCCGGGCCCGGGAAGCTGCTCAAGAGCGGCAAGCGCGGCGAGATGTCGCTGAAGGTCGGTGACGAAGTCGTCTACGGCAAATATTCCGGCACCGAGATCGACATCGCGGGGGACAAGATGTACATCCTTCGCGAGAGCGACGTGCTGGCGATCGTGGAAAAGTAA